A window of Serinus canaria isolate serCan28SL12 chromosome 27, serCan2020, whole genome shotgun sequence genomic DNA:
atccatccatccatccatccatccatccatccatccatccatccatccatccatccatccatccatccatccatccatccatccattccttGTCCATTCACCCAACACTCTCTGGTCAGGCCCTGGATGTTGGTGGGATCCCAATCtcatccatcccagctcccccaggaggTGCACCAGAATGGAGATGGGAGCACATGCCCACCCACCCTGTGTCCACCAACCCCAGGTTCTCCAGGAGTTCCCCAGGTTGGAGACTGGGTCCACCCAGCTGCGTCCATCCATCCCTACCCTGCAGGAGAGGcgctgggatggagccagggcccccatccctgtgtccaggggaggggaggacaCTGTGACTGGCACAGCTCATCACACCCACTGACCCCAAGCTCTCCAGGACAATGCTGGGGTGTGGAGGCGGCCCCACATTCCCCACTCCCCACCCTTCAGGTGTGTCCCCGTACAGAGCCGGGATCCCACACGGCTCGGGGACAGTGACGGGGATGGATCCCACACGCACCGCGCACACCTGGCCGGGATGGGCACAGGATcgggctcctgccctggcagaccCTCCCCGCCCGGGACCCCCGAGGTGCCGGTCCCGTCCGAGGTCCCTCCCGGCAGTTCCCTGGCGGCTCCGTCTCCTTTAAGAGCGGCGCGGCCGGAGCCCAATTCAGCCGCCTGTCCCCGCTGGCGCCCGGCCAGGGCTCGGCCTCGGCCGCAGTCAGATCCCAGCGCCCGCCCGGCGGGGACAGCCGGCCCGGGGGGGCCGGGGACACCCGGGACCCCGCTGCCACCATTGGGTGCTGGGCCCTCGGGtcactgctggctctgtccccGTGGGGGTGAAGGCACATGGAGCCAGAAGGTGGGGACAGCCAGAGATGTCCCCACAAAGTCTGAGGACCTATCATACCAAGTGATCATGGAGACACGTGAAGTGTAGCAAAGAGATGTCCCTTTGTCACATCCGTGTGCCCTGTCACCTCCCTCTGCCACCTCCGTGTCACTGCTGGTGACCGGGACAAGGAGAGCagtggcaggggaggggacaggggagatGGATCCCACTGCTCTGAGGGAATTGAGACCCGGGACTGAAaaagggacagcctggggactgAGGAACCTGggggccatggggacaggggacagaacAGCCCCAGGAGACAGGACAGCCCCAAtgagggagaggggacaggagagCCTGTGGCCAGGACAGCCCATGGTCCAGGGGAcaggacagccagcagcaggggacagcagtgaccaCGGCCTGGGTCCCAGGAGTAGAGACAaccagtgctggggacaccGCATGACCCAGGGTCCTTGTCCCagttcctccctcctctcccttgcCTGCAGTGCTTCCACAGCCGGGGCTGTCCCTGTACTGGGACAGTCCAGTGCCATCACCCAcggctgagctgagccctgtcCCCATGCCCAGGAGCACGAGCCCAGCGAGCACTGGTGGTACTGCTGTGATGAGTTGCGGGTGCTCGGGGACCAGCCCGGGTTTGTCGTTAATTGACTCCCGCGGCGGTGGCAGCTGTGAAAACAGAGCGGAGCTCATTAGGGGACATCAAAGGACCCCCGCACGGCCGGGAGGGAGCACGGCCCGACCCGCTGGCGTTTGCTCCCTCTTCACTCGGCTtaaaaggggaagaggaggatggGAGTCACcggcctggggacagccctgctcagcaaggaggtccctgtcccttgtccccatccctgggattagtggcacctgggggcacctgtTTGGGTGACATCCCCAAGGTTACTTGGACATGGGGTGACCCATCTATGGGGTTAGCTGGATTTGGGGTGATCTCTCTTCAGAGATCAATCAACTGCTCCCGGGGTGACACATCCTTAGGGTCACCCATCCCCAGGGTGACCTGTACCCAGGCTGAGTTGTCCCTCGGGTGACCCATTCTCCCCAAAGAGCTCCATCTTTGGCGTGACCTGTCCCTGGTGTTTCCCAGGGTGCCCCATCCCTCgggtgacagagcagggacataGGGGACACATGCTGACTGCTGCTTGCAGAcaccctccagctcctcctgcccaggctgcaaaCAGCCCTGAGAGCCAAAAACttccaaaaccccccaaaaattgCTTGGAAAGGGCACAGACCTGGCCCAGTTCCTCCTACTCCCACTCTATCACAGGAGCCTGTGGGGCCAGGGAGGGGGGCCAGGGACTCCCAGTGGGTTCCAGAACCCCCGATCCCTCAGCACCACCGGAGCacaagagcagccccagcaatcccagatcccagctctgttttccaaagCCAGGACAtgaagccttttaaaaaaatctcctctCGGAGCTCCTGCATTCCTGGGTGGAGAGTTTACATTCCCCCGTCCCCCGTGATCTGCGCTTCGCCTCCGGAAAACAAAGCAGCCTTGGGGGGGAGCAGCTTTTTGGGGAGCAGGACTCTCCAGCCAGGGCCAGGACCCCGAGGGCAGCACCCCAAAGCTGAAGcacccagagccagggctggaaacAGCCCGGGACCCCCTTGGCAAAGGGGGACCCCCTGAGTGGCACCCTCAGGGTGGGCATTGAGGGGTGCAGGGGGTCCCCTGATGTCTCGGCTGAGGCTCAGCCTGCCCATGCCACCACCAGAACAGACTGCAGGAACTGCCCTGCCCGACTTCCCACTTCCAGAGGCTCCcgaggcaggggctggggttACAGGGGAtgctggggtgtcctgggggGTGCCAAGGGGGGGCTGAGGGAGGTCCCgaccagcccagcccaacccCCAAACTGCTTCTCCAAAccacagagggggaaaagaagccCTGGATAAGTTTCTCCCcctcttctctcccccttccaAGTCATCGCTGGAAAATTAAACCGGATCCAAAgagtttttcctttccaaaatgtgctggagaggagctgccttAACCCCTTCAGCTCCCACTTCACCCTCACCACGGAACTGGGATTTTTAAGGGGGTTTGCGGATTTTCCCGGCCTTTGCTGGGAGAAGGGGAATGGCGCAATGCCCCGGCAATCCCTCTTTGTGCTCCAGGGACCCCCAAATCTCCTGGAACGAGGGAGACCAGAAGGGCTGAGGCTCCCCGGGGCTCGTTTTGGGGCACCTCTGGGGCCAGGGCTTCGTGGCCAGGTCTTCCTCTCCATTTTGGGAAGAGCATTTTTTTTCGTTCCAATTAAACCCAGCTGATTAAATCCATCCTTTCAggccccctccctgccctgagtTGTCCCCCTCCAGCTGAAACTCCCCTACATCCCCCCTCCAGCATCCCTCAAATCCCGACAGATCGAACCGGAGTCGGGACAGGGGCCCACCCCAGCCAAACCCCTAATCCCAGAGAAAATGTGAGCTATTTCCTCCCGGGGTTGGGGGGGGAACACAGGAGAGGCTCCCCCCCTCCCACTGCACACTgaaaattcctcatttttagggttaaaaatcccttttttccctctttcaaaGTGCTTTGTTCCAGCTGGAGGGAGGCACTGGCTCATCCCCACGGGCCAGTGGAAGTGGGGGGCCCGGCAGAATCCATGGGAACCCCCATAATATAATTattgggaggtttttttgggaaaataaaaagccctCGGGAATAATCTGGCATTTTTTGACTCGTTTGTATTTGTGAAGGATTGTTCAAAAAGGGATTTGGGAGGAAAAATCATCAGCCAAGCAGGGGGGCCCAGGGAGAGCCCCGGGgggtggcagccccagcccagggtctCGTGGGAGCAAAggggtggggaagaaaaaatcCACTTTCTTGGGGAGTTTTGAAAGGAGAGTGAGAAAAATGGgcttggttttggggttttttgccttttttctcccttttttccaggggccagcagagcagggctggagggagccgggatggagcaggaagggGGGAGCAGAGGGCCGAGGGTCCTCTCCCAGGCTTGGCagtgtttttcccctttttctcctctttttttctcccttttcccacctctttctctcttttcctaatcctttttctctccttgtttttttaaatctccttttcttcttttcccctctttttttatctttttctctccttctcctgttttttctcctttttctaatttttcttcccttttctccttttttctgcccttttctgtttttctcccctttttcctgttttcctcttctctcccacttttttcctccctttcctcctttttctctcattttccccttttttccttgcttttctccttttttcaccCCTTGCTGCTCATTTTTCCCTcgtctccttttttccttcctttccgtttttctttcccatttttttcctcctttttccactatttttcccctttttgtcctttttcctcccctcttctcccttcctttttctcctatttctccctccctctcctcctattttctccctctcttttttcacatttttaaatagaaatatatactTAAATTTACAAATGCTATTTACAggtttaattacaaaaaaaaaaaaaaattcaaagagaaagagagacacCCCTTAGACGTTaataaatctaaaaataaaaaatatataataactcctccccccccaccccccccaaaaaaatatttcaggccGAAGGGCGGCGGGGCCAGGGGGGTCACACCGTGGTCTCGCCCTGCTTGCTGTTGGTGAGCCGAGTGTAGAACTTCCTCCAGGAGTGCAGGGTTTTGCCCGACCATATCCAAAACCCAGAGGTGATGCCCACGATCAGAGTCATGAGATACTTGATCATGTAGACGGTGAAGTCGGGGGTCATGCGGGGGGTGAAGTGCAGCGGGCAGGGGATGGCCAAGCTCTTGCAGTTCTGGCTGATCCAGCTGCGCTCCCAGTGCTCGCGGAAGGCCTGCTCGTAGAAGTAGCAGGCGATGACGATGGTGGCCGGGACGGTGTAGAGCACGCTGAAGACCCCGATGCGAACCATGAGCCGCTCCAGCTTCTCCGTCTTGGTGCCGCCGTGCTTCATGATGGTGCGGATGCGGAAGAGGGAGACGAAACCGGCCAGGAGGAAGGAGGTGCCTATGAAGAGGTAGACGAAGAGTGGGGCCAGCACGAAGCCTCGCAGAGGGTCAATGTTGTTGAGGCCCACAAAGCAGACGCCGCTCAGCAGGTCCCCATCAATCTGCCCCATGGCCAGGATGGTGATGGTCTTGAccgctggcactgcccaggcgGCCAAGTGGAAGTACTGGGAGTTGGCCTCAATGGCCTCGTGGCCCCATTTCATGCCGGCAGCCAGGAACCAGGTGAGGGAGAGGATGACCCACCAGATGGAGCTGGCCATGCTGAAGAAGTAGAGCATCATGAAGAGGATGGTGCAGCCCTCCTTCTTGGTGCCCTGCACCACAGTGCGATAGCCGTCCTCCTGGAAGCGCTCGTTGCAGACCACCCTCTCCTCCAGCACGAAGCCAGCGATGTAGGCCACCGACACCATGGTGTAGCAGCCCGAGAGGAAGATGATGGGTCGCTCGGGGTAGCGGAAGCGCTGCATGTCCACCAGGTAGGTGGTGACAGTGAAGAAGGTGGAGGCGCAGCACAGGACGGACCAGATGAGGATCCAGATGCGGGCGAAGCGAATCTCGTCCTCGTTGAAGAACATGTGGCCGTCGGGCCGGGTGGGCTCGCAGGGCGCCGCGCAGTCCTTCTCCCCCAGGAACTTGTAGTTGAGGTAGCTGGGCACCTTCAGCGCCCGTGGGCAGTGGAAGGGGTGGTCGAGGGTGGCGTAGCGAGGGGCGCCGGGGGTGCCCTGGCCGGCCAGTGGCGTGGCACTGGTCAGCAGCGCTGGGGAGCTGCCATCCTCCGAGTGGTTCTGCCCCACACAGATCTGCTCGGCGCCGTGCCGGGGGAAGTTCTCACAACGCAACCGCTCCGGCCACTGGAACCCGAATTTGTTCATGAGGGCCTCGCAGCCCTGGCGTGCCCGCTCGCAGATGGAGCGGCACGGTGGGATGGCCTGCTCCAGTACCGTGCAAACCGGCGCGTACATGGAGCACAGGAAGAACTTCAACTCCAGCGAGCACTGAACCTTCACCAGCGGGTAGAACTGGTGGACCTCCAGCCCCGCGTCCTCCTGGTTGGTGTGACCCAGCAGGTTGGGCATTATGGTCTGGTTGTAGGCGATGTCGGTGCAGAGCGGGATGGAGATGGGCTGGCAGAAGCCGTGGTCGGGGATGGAGATGCCCTTCTCGCCGTGCAGCTGGGCCCGGCTCGGCGCTGGCACGCTCAGCCCcgccagcagccaggccagggcgGGCAGCACGCCGAGGGGGCCCATGGTGCCCCGAGCCGTGCAGCCCGATTTACcgtgccctgtgcccagccgGACGGCCAATCCTCCCGTCCGGGGCTGCCGTGCCCGGTACTGCCTGGACGACTCCCGGTGACTGGACACACTCTGGTCCCGCCTGGATGACTCCGGGTGGCCTAATCTGCCGCGCCCGATGCTGACTCGACGGCTCTCAGGGATCAGCTCCGCCGCGGCCGGTGCTGGCTGGACGATCCCCGGTGACTGGATACTCTCAGCTCCCGCCTGGACGGCTCCCGGCGCCCGGATCCCCCGTACCCGGCGCAGCCCGGACGGCTCCCGCTGCCCGCTGTCCGCCTACCCCGTGCCCGGCGGGACGGCTCCCGGTGTCTCGATTTACTGTGCGTGGCGGGACGGCTCCGGTGCTCGGACGTGGCGCTCCCGGAGCTCCGCGGCGCTGCTCCCGCTGCCCGAACTTGGCGCTCTTGCTGCTCCCGGAGCCGCGGGCGGGCGGTGGTGCCGGGAGGGTGGCGGGAGGCGGGTCCCGGGGGGTGCCGGGGGGGGGTGCGGGAGGGGGTGCCGGGGTCCCGGGGCGCGGGGAACGGAGCGACCGCACCGGACGCTCCCGCCGCCTTTGTGCGGGGCAGCGCCGCGTCCCCGCCAGGCGGAGCcagcgccccccgccccgcccccgccccgcccgctcCGCCAATCACATTCAAACGGCGCGGCCGCCACGCCCACTCCGGCCCGGGTCACGCCCACCAAGCCCCGCCCCCACCCCGGGGGTCACCGCCCCCCCCCAAAGTTTTTCCGAGCCGGGCGAACTCCCCCCGTGGGCGGGGtcgggccggggccgcggggagcGGCCCTGCCGtgtgccctgtgtccccaaacCGAATTGTGGCTTCTGCCGCccgtgtcccctgtgccccGTGTCCCCTTGGTCCCCACTCTGTgtgccctgctgtcctgtgtcccccccGTGTCCCTTTGTCCTCGCTCTGTgtgccctgctgtcctgtgtcACTCGTGTCCCCTTGTCCCCGCTGTATGTGTCCTGATGTCCAGTGCCCCCGTGTCCCCTtggtccctgctctgtgtgttctgctgtcctgtgtcccccctttgtctccttgtccctgctctgtgtgccctgctgtcctgtgtccccctgtgtcccctaCTTCTCCAGCGAGTCTCCTGACGACCACCGTGGTCACTGTACCTCTGTCCCGTgcccctctcctgtcccctgtgcctgcCATGTACCCTGTGCCCCCCAAGTGCTCTGCACCCTCCGTGTCCCCTGCCCCCGTGTCCCGTGCATCCCCCGCTGTGTGCCCTAGCCCTGCTGTGGTCTCTGCACTCCCTCCATGTCCTCTGCCCCCTCTGTGTCTCCTGTGCCCCCCTTGTGTCCTCTGCACTGCCCATGTCCCCTAATGCTCACCTTGACCCCCCAcctgtggggctgctccccccagcccaaGACCTACATCCCCTCTAATGTGCTGCAAGGGGTCCCCTACTGTCCCAGGTCCCACTTTAGGTTGCAGTGCAGCAGGATTAGCTCCCAAGCCCCACTGGAGACCTCCAGGACAGGCTGTATTGGCCCAacatcccttgtccccaggcaTTGGCCAGGCAGTGTCACCACCCCAAGGGCTGCCCATGGTGTTGCACCCCCAAAAGGCcactgcacagccaggggtgTCCCCAAAACAGGGCAGTAGGACAGGCCTGGGGGAGTGGGACACACTGTGGGGAACTGGGACACATgttgggacagggacacacactGGTAGGGACTGGGACACactgggtggggaggggagttGGTCTTGGACATGGCAGAGATGGACAGGGATATGTCTGGAGGGAACCAGAATGCACTGGGAGGATCCAGGACATGCTGGGGGGATCTGGGACACACGAGGGGGGACTGGAACACTGGGGAAACACTGGGACACATGGcggggggacactgggacacagcagggggATCCAGGACGTGCTGCGGCCATCCAAGACAGATTGAGACTGTTGGGACACAGGGAGGTCAAGCACAGGGGGGTCAAAGGACACACTGGGGAGTCAAGCGCACACTGAGGGGCACCGGGACACTGGGGTGACTCAGACAcactgggagagactgggatCCACTGGAGTTCCCTTTTTTAGGGAACGAAACTGAAGGTGATCACCCCAAATTTCAGCACGAGAATGGGGGGCTGCCTTTCCCAAGGCAAGGGGCTGCCTTTCCCCCACTTtccctggaggggctgtggtGGGGAGCCTCTGCCCCTGTCCGCTCAgttttggggggctgggggatgaaGGGCAGCCGGGAGGGCTGTGGTGGGGAGCTCCTTGCCCCCGTCTGCTCCgttttggggggctggggggctcctggcagcccccttccctccctccctgcgcgtcctccctccctttctctcccctttcctGTAACTTAAGCTTTTGTTGTGAGCAGGAGACCCGGGCTGTCGTGAAAAGAGGGGGCCCCACCGCCTTTCACAGCGTAATTGAAACCATTGCGGCTCCTGGCCGagggggaagggcaggggggGCTCCAAAATCAAAGCCTGGGGGGGAAAGCCGGGACACACGATGCTgccgccccccccgcccccccgccAGCTCCCCGGGCCGGACGTGCCGGGTGTCCCGGAGGGGCTGGCGGGGGCTCTCCCCGCTCCCGGGGATGGCGGAGGCTCcggggctgctgtggggtgagGCGGTGAGATGGGAGCCAGAGCCGGCTGTCCCCTTTGGGGCACCCAGGCGTGCTGCCTTTGGGCCCCGCAGGGGTCGCTGGGTGTCCGGTGGTCCCGGGCGGGAGGCGGCAGAGAGGCACGAcgccggcggcggggccgagACCGGAGCTCGGCCAGCGCTGCCTACGGCCCGTTCCCGCTCCCGTTCCCGCTCCCTGGCTGAAGTGGGAATGCAGGGCCGCTGCTCCGGCCCTATGGTGCGCACGGTCTGGTTGGGTGACCCCCACCGTGTCCCCAGgctcacagggacagggacggaGGGGTACAAGGGTGTCTGCACAGCCACGTGGATCTTGGCTTCCTAAACGCTTCAGATTTTGGATTCTTTCTGGAGATGGGGGGGATTTCACTTCCAGAAGGGGTTGCAGAGGCTGTCCCGGTCCTCCCAGGTGCCGGTGGCTTGTGACAAGGGTCCCCAGAGCCTCCAGGGTCACAATGGGACATGGTTCCACCCAGAGTGGGTGCCGAGCCCTCCTGGGGAGGGCAAAACCCAAAGCAGACCCACCAGTCAGCCCTGAGAGGAACTCCTGCGTGGACTGGGGGTGTCAGCTAATGGGGGTCCTGCCTGCTCAGaggtgtcccctcccagggacATTCAGGGTGGCCAGGGAATCCTGTTGGTATTACTTGTCCCTGTCACCAGGCTTCCAGCCCCATCTCCAGCCCCacccccaggccctgccaggggcatGAGGGGTGGGAGAGGGTGCTGCCCCTCCCCAAACCTTCCCATGGGGGTCTGGGGTTGGTGCCCTGGGTGGAGGGGACACTGTGAAGACAAGGAGCAGCCCTTGCACACAGTGGGAGGGGGTGGGGGCTGCCCAGACTGGGCATTTCTGGGAGTATGGGGCCAAACCCAGCTCCCCTTCGTGtcctcacagagctgcacagggtGGGGGGCACGCAGGAGTCCCAGGGCTCCCACTGCTCCACTCTCACTTCATCCCAGTACAGCACTGGGGGATGCTGG
This region includes:
- the FZD2 gene encoding frizzled-2, which gives rise to MGPLGVLPALAWLLAGLSVPAPSRAQLHGEKGISIPDHGFCQPISIPLCTDIAYNQTIMPNLLGHTNQEDAGLEVHQFYPLVKVQCSLELKFFLCSMYAPVCTVLEQAIPPCRSICERARQGCEALMNKFGFQWPERLRCENFPRHGAEQICVGQNHSEDGSSPALLTSATPLAGQGTPGAPRYATLDHPFHCPRALKVPSYLNYKFLGEKDCAAPCEPTRPDGHMFFNEDEIRFARIWILIWSVLCCASTFFTVTTYLVDMQRFRYPERPIIFLSGCYTMVSVAYIAGFVLEERVVCNERFQEDGYRTVVQGTKKEGCTILFMMLYFFSMASSIWWVILSLTWFLAAGMKWGHEAIEANSQYFHLAAWAVPAVKTITILAMGQIDGDLLSGVCFVGLNNIDPLRGFVLAPLFVYLFIGTSFLLAGFVSLFRIRTIMKHGGTKTEKLERLMVRIGVFSVLYTVPATIVIACYFYEQAFREHWERSWISQNCKSLAIPCPLHFTPRMTPDFTVYMIKYLMTLIVGITSGFWIWSGKTLHSWRKFYTRLTNSKQGETTV